The following are encoded together in the Lentimicrobiaceae bacterium genome:
- a CDS encoding TonB-dependent receptor, whose protein sequence is MKRKILLFFVWFLVASTFGYAQSGALRGKIYDKKTKEPIPFANIVVEHGGTQAGGGTTDFDGNYTIKPVQPGTYDVRVSYVGYSPVLIRGFVIAANKTEFLDIELESTSTQLEEVVVVDYKVPLISKDNTVQGGTVTSEEIAKMPIRSAASVATSVGGVFSRDGEVGSVRGQRTEGNVMYIDGIKVIGSSSLPESAIEQVSVMLGGLPAQYGDAIGGITNVTTRGPSRMFGGGLELQTSELLDPYGYNRAGLNITGPIFVNKTTNRALVGYFIAADATYRKDGSPLAIGSYYIKDDVLEDMLEHPFQPNTPNHYKALFITKDDLEFSKSTRNSNNFSINATGKFDVTLSQNANLTFGGSYNLFSRRDFSYYNSMFNYDNNSMVSGNTWRVYGRYTHRFPNNPESNSVFKNVYLELQADYSQSFGKREDAELKDNLMAYGHVGQFDTHKKRAYNEVADTANRRFYYEFDGYADTAIIFTPSTYNPLIANHTTDVYEQFGSFKYREELYGYGGLLNGQTPNTRFGGIYSLFGMPGARQSGYSMSSSTQFTANFNISGDIKNHEVKFGMTFERGTYSYVGYAPTAFWSHMYLSTNSHIKQLDLENPIDTDLQRQIEIDGVVCDVYQRDYKFLVGTETQYVFDRRLREAMGLPTNGSEYIDIDSYNPETYTISYYDNDMVRRTVTLSKPIDITFFSADELLGPNSSRQFAYARGYDFHGNKFTGANKPSHMDFFTKRDENGVYTRPIAAEEPIYMAFYLQDKFAFEDLVFNVGVRVDRFDANQPVLADPYSLYPIRTVGEDNNFTHPASMGDDYKIYVDNMENPTTVKGYRHENVWYDAGGNEVVDPEKSSIKTDIGLIPYFKTLDKVERENFNSSFSDYKPQWSVMPRISFSFPVTDEALFYAHYDVITQRPKSANTFDPVNYLYWANESNPTFSNPDLKPEQNVNYELGYKQKLTNTSSINISAFYIESRDQIQSFRYTGAYPKTYYSYHNIDFGTVKGLTLTYDLRRTGNVRLRASYTLQFANGTGSDPETSKALISSGQPNLRNLFPLTHDRRHALVLNFDFRYGEGQDYNGPKVGGKDILANTGINISMNGGSGTPYTRSSKIYPVYRVQKIIEGSYNGSRMPWSFRFDGRLDKDFTFATQKDKNGNKKNYYLNVYLQVLNILNSKNIMGVYSATGNPDDDGFLSAAEYQTEINNQISTQTFIDLYSIRVNNPYHYSSPRMIRLGIGLNF, encoded by the coding sequence GTTATTGCAGCCAACAAAACCGAATTCTTAGACATTGAGTTAGAGTCAACATCTACTCAGTTGGAAGAAGTCGTCGTGGTTGACTACAAAGTACCTCTTATTAGTAAAGACAACACAGTACAAGGCGGTACAGTTACATCTGAGGAAATCGCAAAGATGCCTATCAGAAGTGCTGCATCCGTTGCTACCAGCGTTGGTGGAGTTTTTTCACGCGACGGTGAAGTTGGTAGTGTGAGAGGACAAAGAACTGAAGGTAACGTTATGTACATCGACGGTATTAAAGTTATAGGTTCGAGCAGCCTCCCCGAATCTGCTATTGAGCAGGTATCGGTTATGTTGGGTGGTTTGCCGGCACAATACGGTGATGCTATCGGTGGTATTACCAACGTTACAACAAGAGGACCTTCAAGAATGTTTGGAGGAGGTCTTGAACTTCAAACCTCAGAATTGCTAGACCCGTACGGATATAATAGAGCAGGGCTTAACATCACAGGACCTATTTTTGTTAACAAAACAACAAATAGAGCACTTGTTGGATACTTTATAGCAGCCGATGCTACCTATAGAAAAGACGGAAGTCCTCTTGCAATTGGATCTTACTATATTAAAGATGATGTTTTGGAAGACATGTTAGAGCATCCATTCCAACCAAATACCCCAAACCATTACAAAGCCTTATTTATTACTAAGGACGATCTTGAATTTTCAAAATCAACCCGTAATAGCAATAACTTTAGTATAAATGCAACAGGTAAGTTCGACGTTACTCTTTCGCAAAATGCCAACCTTACCTTCGGAGGTTCGTATAATCTATTCTCCAGAAGAGATTTCAGTTATTATAACTCAATGTTCAACTACGACAACAATAGCATGGTAAGTGGTAATACCTGGAGAGTTTACGGTAGATATACTCATCGCTTCCCTAACAATCCGGAAAGCAATTCGGTATTTAAGAACGTATATCTTGAGCTTCAGGCAGACTACTCGCAGTCGTTTGGCAAAAGAGAAGATGCTGAGCTAAAAGATAACTTAATGGCTTACGGACATGTTGGACAGTTTGATACACATAAGAAGAGGGCGTACAATGAGGTGGCAGATACAGCCAATAGAAGATTTTATTATGAATTTGACGGATATGCAGATACTGCAATCATTTTCACACCTTCAACTTATAACCCGCTTATTGCCAACCATACCACAGACGTTTACGAACAATTTGGTAGCTTTAAATACAGAGAGGAACTATATGGATATGGTGGTTTGCTAAACGGACAAACCCCTAACACTCGTTTTGGCGGAATTTACAGTTTGTTTGGTATGCCAGGTGCACGTCAATCAGGTTATTCAATGAGTTCGTCAACTCAGTTTACAGCTAACTTCAATATATCGGGCGATATTAAAAATCACGAAGTTAAATTCGGTATGACTTTCGAACGTGGAACATATTCTTATGTAGGATATGCACCTACAGCTTTTTGGAGTCATATGTATTTGAGTACAAACTCGCATATTAAACAGTTAGACTTAGAAAACCCAATAGACACTGATCTTCAAAGACAAATTGAAATAGACGGAGTAGTGTGCGATGTGTACCAACGTGATTATAAATTCTTAGTTGGTACCGAAACACAATACGTATTTGACAGAAGATTAAGAGAAGCAATGGGCTTACCAACAAATGGTAGCGAATACATAGATATAGATTCGTACAATCCCGAAACGTACACAATTTCGTACTACGATAACGATATGGTTAGAAGAACCGTTACCTTGTCGAAGCCTATAGATATTACTTTCTTTAGTGCTGATGAGTTGTTAGGTCCTAACAGTTCCAGACAGTTTGCTTACGCCAGAGGCTACGATTTCCACGGCAACAAGTTTACCGGAGCTAATAAACCAAGTCATATGGACTTCTTTACCAAGAGAGATGAAAACGGAGTTTATACACGCCCGATTGCAGCCGAAGAACCAATTTACATGGCATTTTATCTACAAGATAAATTTGCTTTCGAAGATTTGGTATTTAACGTAGGTGTTAGAGTCGACCGTTTCGATGCTAACCAGCCGGTACTTGCCGACCCATATTCTCTATATCCTATCAGAACAGTTGGAGAAGACAATAATTTTACTCACCCTGCAAGCATGGGCGATGATTATAAAATTTACGTCGATAATATGGAAAATCCTACTACTGTTAAAGGTTACAGACATGAAAATGTTTGGTACGACGCAGGTGGAAACGAAGTTGTTGACCCTGAAAAGAGTTCTATTAAAACAGATATAGGTCTTATACCTTACTTTAAAACATTAGATAAGGTAGAACGCGAAAACTTTAATAGCTCGTTCTCCGATTACAAACCGCAATGGTCTGTAATGCCTCGTATATCATTCTCATTCCCGGTTACCGATGAGGCTTTATTCTATGCTCACTACGACGTTATTACACAACGTCCTAAATCTGCTAACACTTTCGACCCTGTTAACTATTTATACTGGGCTAATGAAAGCAATCCTACTTTCTCTAACCCTGATTTGAAACCCGAACAAAACGTTAACTACGAGTTAGGTTATAAACAAAAACTAACCAATACATCGTCAATTAATATTTCGGCGTTCTATATCGAATCAAGAGACCAAATCCAGTCGTTCCGTTATACAGGAGCATATCCTAAAACATATTATTCATACCATAATATAGACTTTGGTACAGTTAAAGGTCTTACTTTAACATACGATTTACGCCGTACAGGTAATGTTCGTTTAAGAGCAAGCTACACATTACAGTTTGCTAACGGTACAGGTTCCGATCCTGAAACTTCAAAAGCTCTTATCAGCTCGGGACAACCTAACTTGCGTAACTTATTCCCACTAACACACGACAGACGTCACGCTTTAGTTCTTAACTTTGACTTCCGCTATGGCGAAGGACAAGACTACAACGGTCCAAAGGTTGGAGGAAAAGATATATTGGCTAATACAGGTATAAATATTTCTATGAACGGTGGTTCGGGTACTCCTTATACACGTTCAAGCAAAATATATCCGGTATACCGTGTCCAAAAAATTATCGAAGGTTCGTATAACGGTTCTCGTATGCCATGGTCTTTCCGTTTCGACGGACGTTTAGACAAAGACTTTACTTTTGCTACGCAAAAAGATAAAAACGGAAATAAAAAGAATTATTACCTAAACGTTTATCTACAGGTGCTAAATATTCTTAACTCTAAAAACATAATGGGTGTTTATTCTGCAACAGGTAACCCCGATGATGACGGATTCTTGAGTGCAGCTGAGTATCAAACAGAGATAAACAACCAAATAAGTACTCAAACATTTATCGACTTGTATTCAATAAGAGTTAATAATCCTTATCACTACAGCTCACCAAGAATGATTCGCTTGGGTATAGGTTTAAACTTTTAA